In Chiroxiphia lanceolata isolate bChiLan1 chromosome 11, bChiLan1.pri, whole genome shotgun sequence, the genomic window CTGGTCGGTGATGAACCGCAGCACAGACAGGGCCTTCAGGGAAATCTCAAACTCCATTGCCTCCGcctgcttctgcagctctgtggaggGACAAGCACAGCCTTGGGATTTCAGGCCCCATTTCCCAGGAGCTGTTGACTGTGCAGTGGTAACCACAGACTGGGGAGGAAAACAGAGCCCTTCAAAACAAGCTGTTTCTCATTCTCATTTCCCTGCCTGTTTGCCAGGACAGCCACTGCAAGTGCTTGCAACCCACTGTTGCTCATCCCTCATCTTCCTGACAGGTCATGAGTGACTTCCAGCAGCAGTGCTCCTGCACAGGAGGCTGAAAGAGGCTGGTCCCAAACCGCTCCTCCTTTTGGGAAGAGAGGCCCATGTGGCCCATGGCCCTGCAGAGACCTGTGAGGGTTGAGGGAGGAGGAAACTGCAGAGGAaccagaggaggagaagagagaaacttgaccctggcacagctgcagcccTACATCCACCCCTCCTGCATctgcctctcccctccagcTAGAATATCTGCCTGTGGTTATCCCAGCCCGCAGCTCTGCCACACTCTCTAGCCACTCagcctctttcccttttcagacTGCACTGGACACCCTGCTCATCCCCACATGTTCAGCCTAACAGCCTGGCCACCCTCTGACTCAGCCTCTTTCGAGACCACGGGGATGGCTATGCTGAGCAGGGCCAAGTTCTCCCTGGCCCAGGCAGAGCTTTTCTCCAGTCCAGATGCTCAGCAGCTCACACTTCTGTGTGCAGAGCACTGACCCTCAGCATCTTGTATTTCTCCAAAGTGCCACTGCAGCAGTTCCCTTTCAGATTTCTGTGGTAAGCAGCTCTGTGTTCCCTGTACTAGTGCCTCACACATTACTAAGAAAGCCTTATGggctcttccttcctctccaaatTGCCCTAGTGAGGCTTTTTCCTACAGCTCCTCCCGGTATCCAGACCTCATCTCTGCTACCTTGAGGCAGGGACTATCTTTTGCCTGTGCTTCTGGGGCACAGCAGAACAGGGGTTACCACCGCACACAGTTACAAAGGACAAGAGGCTCCACAACACAGGAGAGGGCAGGAACAGCTTTTTCATAGGGGTTATTGTACAAAGAGTCAGGAGAGGCTGGAATGAATCAGAGGAAACCAGGCTCCTTGGGAGATGAGCGTTTCTGAGAACCCTATTGGCTCAAAAAGCTCTGGGTTTTCAACTTCAGTCATGTCAAACCACTAACAGAGacagccccttcccccccccagctgGGAAAACATTTCCTGGAAAACATCCCTATTGTACTCCAGAGCTCTCcacttccttcccttttctggaAGAGGGGCACGTGCTTGGGCAACAAGCCAAAGGATAGAGGCCCAGGGACATACAGGCTCTGCCTTTAACCCTGCTCCTCCAGACACTCCTGATGTGCAATTTCAGGTGCTGAGAAGCACCAGAGGCAAAGGGATCTCCCACTGCAGGAAGGTGTGTGTGGCAGCCTGGGAACACCCGACTGGGGAACAGCTCTGGGCTTGCTGCTGGCCCACACCAGCAGAGGAGGTATCTCTCAGGGAGCGAAGGAAGTTGGGGGAAGCACATTAGGACAATTCCTAGTCATAGGTGGAAGCCTCTCGTGTTtaactccagcagcagcctgaccCAGGGTGGCTTGCCAAGCTCCAGGGAGAGGACACCCCCCCAGCTTCCAGGAGCAATGGCAACAGCCAAACCCCTGCAGTGTCAACTCTCCAGCGTGTCCCACCCCAGAGCTCCGAGTGCATCCCGCAGGAAGCCTCAGCCTGTCACTGTCACCAAAGAGGGCAGAAGCCTGGCTGCAGGGTGGAGCTGCTGGCAACAGAGGAGCACCAGCACAGACACCCCGCGAGACGGGCGGGACTCGCCAGGATCACAGCCAAGGGGTTCTCCATGGGAAGGCTCCCCTGTGCCTCTGCAGGCTGCCCACATTCTCCACTACACACGTCCTCAGCTTGCTCCAGGAGATCCCCTCACCTGCATGGACGAGGGGCTGGCCAGGTCCTGGGCACGCAGCTCCACTGCCTGTCCTTTGGTGCTCCGGGCCGCGAGCAGGGTCAGCTTTCGGTGGCAGTAATCAATTAAATCCAGAATGCTGTCCTCTGCTGACTCACAGATCTCCTTCACAACGACAGGAGTTTCACACAGGGCCAgtccccacagccacagccttCTGCCCCCCAAGGGACTGTCCACTGAGGAAAGCTGAACCTGCCTCTTACCTTGTAAAAAAACACCGTCTCCAAGAGGTTAATGATGGAGGCTTCATGGTGCAGCTGCGGAAGGAGGATGGCAAGAGTGAGCTAACAGTGGAGCAGCACTGAGGACACAGGCACTGGGACAGCTAAAAGAGCTCTTCTAAGAACCTGCTTGTGTAGTTGTGGCCAAAAAAACTAGtccaagagaaaaatacaagtgaTGCAACCTTTAAAACAACCCCAGTTCATGCAGTTCATATTAATGTTTATGTTAACATGCCTGTGACACTCTAGCACATCAATGGAGAGCCACTTTTCCTAGcaggcagggctctgcctgtgctgcaggggcaggacaaCCACAGCCCTTGGTGAAGCTGCAGCCCCTGACTCTGGCACACAGCCACTGCCTGAGCCAGGACAGTGCTCTTTATGGCTGTGCTTCTCCCAGCCCCTGGAACTGGGGCAGACAGTCTTGTCCCAGGGCTGAGAACCATGGGATAACTGCCCCAAGGCCAttggctgctcagggaagaCACCACCTTGCCCCAGCAAGGTGCTACCCTGGACTGAAAATGGGCTAAAGCTTCCAAGACTTGGGCAGATCTCCCTTGGTTCAAGTGCTGCATCCCTCTGCAGCGAAGCCCAGCTCTGGAGATCACTCCGTTGCCAAGAAGGGCACAAAGGACCACTGCTCCCAGGGAgcaaagtaagaaaaaagtTCCAGTTTGTTAAGCCAGAGGCATGTAACCTCAGAGAGCTTCTGGCTGGAAgtgccagaaaaaaacagggCTGAGAGAGGGGCAAACACCCCAGGGGTATCACTGcctgggagggagggcagcactgggagctgtgagCCAGGAGCTCAGTCACCTCCAGGAGTGGCTTTTGCTgcatccagcagctcctgcaagCCCCTGTGTGGGATTAGGGAGGGTGCAGCCCTCCACAAAACCAACCTTCCCTGGGAGCAAGTCCCTGCCCTTCCTGGGGGCAAAGGCATGTTGTTGTTCGGGGCTGTAGGAAACCAGGCACTTCCCACTGTGTCCCACTGTCACCACAACCTGGCGAGATATAAAACCCTAGCTCTGACCACCTGAAGgcctgaatttattttcaagagTTGCTGTGCCCACCCCATTTCCACCCTGCCCTCTACTCACCACCACATAGATGGGGAAGGTGCTCCTTGGCTTGAAGTCCTCCAGCCggcacagcacaggaaagaccTTGTGCTTCCAGATCTCCACAGAGATCAGCTCCCCAATGAGAACAGGAATCTAGACAGGGAAGGATGGGGAAGCAATGCCTTTCAGACCAGTGCTGCAGGGGAACCAGTTTTGTTGCTAATGGTCAGCCACGCTGGAGTCCTCCCAGGGAGGAAGGTGGCCCTGGGGCATCCTCTGTATTCATCCAGATCAGGAACCAACAGATTCTCCCAACAGAGCAGTGGGCAGAGCTCCTGGGGCTGCAAAGGGGGAAGGTGACCCCAAGGGGCTGGGCAGGTCCAGGCAACCACACACCCTGGTGCAGCCCAGCAcatcctggggctgggacacctcAGGTATAGGGCAGAGATCCGTAACTGGTGGGGCCAGTGCATAAAGACACAAAACAATCTCCAAGAGAGAAACCAGAGACCAGCAAGCAGAAATACCACAGCTtgatctttaattttttttttaaaaaaacaaaactgacaaATGTCACCAATCAAATATCTTTTCCAGAGACACAAGATTCTTCaccattttattctgaaattgcACACTGCCCACAGGACAAGCCCAGCTGGggatccctcctgcccccagggAAGCTCACCTTGGCATAGGTGACCAGCAGCTCggtgaggagctgctcctggccagTAGAGGCGCTCAGGATGCCGTGCATGTTCAGCTTCTCCACATACTCGTGCTGCCGAAGCCATCTGGGGGGCAGCCAGCGAGGACATCTGTGCCACAGACCCCCGGCCAATCCGGCACaggggctctgctgtgctcccGAGGGTCCCTCGTGCAGGGAAACCTGCTCTTggaacccccaaaatcccccgCTGTGCTCTGAGCCTGTggtccctggggcagcaggtccactggggcagccctgccctcctgcctgtACCCAGCAACACCTTCACTGGGGACACCACAGGACTGGGGGCCCCTCTCCATCACCCCTTCCCACACAGAGCCTCCAGGGCACCCAGATCTAGGACTCTTCTTTTGGCTCCCCTCCCCCTAGACCCCCCCTAACTCTGCCAGTCCTTTTGGGAAGGCTCTAGAATGTGACCCATCCTCTCCCCCGACCCCACACGGACCCTCTGAGGACACTCCAGGTCCACGACCTTTCCTCGCCCTCCTCCCGAACCCTCTGTTCCTCCCCAGTCCTTCCAGGAAGGCTCCAGAACTGCAGCCACTTCTCTCCCCTCACCCCACCCTTACCCTCTGGGCTCACCTCAAAACAGGGCTCCTCCTCTCTACCCTAAACTTTCTGGCAAACCCCGTTTACCTCCACCGTGACCCCCACCGTGACCCCctgggggggggcggggggaggaaAACCGGGATCCCTCCACACCCCGAAGAGCCCCAAAAGGGACCCCCCAAATTTAAAGCCCCTGTCTCACGTCCACCCTCGCAGGACCCTGTCCCCGCACCCCTGCCCGCGGTGTCCCGCAGCTCCCCGGTGCCATGCAGCGCCCGCACCAGCGCCTCGGCCTCGGCGGGCGGCAGCGGCGCGGGCACGGCGGCCATGGCGTCCGACCGGTCGCTATGGCAACGGCGGTGCCGCTGTCGCCCCCTGCCGGCGCGGAGGACTCGCCGCGTGCGGCGCGGAGCGGCCTCTGCTGCCCCCTGGCGGCGCGGAGGAACGGGGGACCCACGGGGGACACGAGCGGttggggggacacgggggacacgCGGGCTCTGGTGCGGGCCGCCCCCGCCGTCACTTCCAGCACACGATGATGTTGGGGTCGTTCTCCAGGCGCTCATCCAGCTCCTTGTAACTCATGCCTGGAGGGGAAGGCAGTGCGTGTTAGTGGGGTGTCAGTGGGGTGCCCGGCACCGGTGTCAGGGGGGCTGGGTGGGCTCCCCAACCCTGCCCCTGGCACCATGGGCTCGGCAGCCAGGCTTGGCACAGAGCCTCACCCCCAGTCCCAACTCCCTGCAGTCTGAGGGCTCCCGAAGGGTGAGATCCCCAAACCAGCATagagcccagggcaggcagaagTTCCCGTGTCTCGCACCGGCCCCGGGGCCCACGTGGAGCCCAGATCCGTACCGGTCTTGCAGCAGATCTCGTCGTAGCTGTGGCAGCCTGTGTACAGCCGGGCCGGGTGGCTCCGCTCGTCCCGCGTGACCTTCACAGGGTATTTCTGGAGCCTCCGGATAAGGCCCTTCATCAAACCAAACTGGATAAGCCTCCTGGGGACGAGGAGGGAAGAGACTGGGACCACAGTGCTGGGGTGCCAAACACCCTGGCTCCCTGCAGTCCCTTCTGGTTCCACCATGCCCCATCAATGCCTCATGTTTCCTACCCTGGAGACGCAGGGGTTGGCTACTCCCTGCTTGCTCCCCCACACTGTCCCTGCCACCCCTGGTATCACCACTGCCCTTGGGGActgggcaggagggctctgacCTCTCGTCCACCCTCTGGAGCTGCACGGTGTAGCGGGAGATGAGGTCTCTCACGGTGGTGCCAGGGCTCAGCCCACAGTACAGCTGGAAGACATCCCTGAGGCTGGCTCGCTTGTGCCCTGCAGGGACAAGTCACCAGTCAGCtgccccatctccctgcacGACTCCCTGtctgccagcagccccaggtgGGGTCACTGTACCTTGCTTGGTGACGTAGGACAGACACTCTTCCTGGAGACACTTGTCATCCACCAGGTCCTGGACCTTCGGAGTGGTGCAGTAGACATTGGAGTACTGGAGGGTGAGGGAAAACCAGCTCTGTTCAGCTGTGACTCCAAGAGACAGACCCAGCCTGCTCCCACCCTGTTGTCCCCCCAACACAGCCACTCCAATGGCACAGCCACTGCCCAAATCCCGCTCACAGTACCATGGCCTGACCCACCTGGAGTATGGAGACAAGCGTGACAACCCCATAGTACCTGCAGATGGACAGGGAGACGTGAGAGACCCTCTCTGCCAACCCCCACCCACCTCCTTGGGCTGTCCAGGCCCCTCCAGGCACTCACAGCAGGTTCTGCACGGCGATCCGCACCAGGTTCAGCTCCACGTCGGCTTCCGCGGAAATCTTCTGGACGTGCCGAAAGCCGTCTATGTAGGGCAGGatctgggaggggaggaggcaaGAGCTAAGAGGGCAGAGATCAGACAGGCCCCAGGCATCACCCTAAAGCCCAAGAATCTCCTCTGTGTCTgggcagctccatccccagcagtgCTTTATGCTCACGCTGGGTGAATGGTTTGCTCGCAGCACAACGACCAGAGGGGCACCAAACTCTGCTCATTATTGTGGCAATCTCCAGGACAGCCCAACTGCCTGGGCAGTCTGGAAACAGCTCCCTTTCAAAGCCTGCTGCCATGGTAAAGCACAAAGACCTGCTGCGTGGTGAGATCCCACTGGGAGTTGAAGAAGTCATCCTTGTCTTGGGTGAAGACAGGGACATCGTACTCCTGCACGATGGGGGGGTCCGGGCGCTGCTCGATCACCTTCAGGTGGATGGTGTTGGACTCATCtgcccaggaaaaggggaaggcTCAATCCCCATGGAAACCTGTGCTCCCTCCAGAGCTCACAACCATCAGCCCCAGGACACCACAATGCCACATGGAACAAGGTGTTTACAACCCATtaaccccatcccacccctccctctGGGCCACCCAGGGCAAGGCTGCCTCAGACACCCCCAGCTCCAAGCACAGACAGGCAGGGAGCTTCTggaagcagcacaggcagagcagacCCAGGCAGGGGATGGCCCAgctgcccccccagctccacccAGCGCCGCTCATgggccagcacagctgccatACCTATGGGCAGGGTGCACTTCCCTTTGGCattcagctcctccagcaggaTGGTCATGATGGGGACCAGCTTCTGTTTACTCTCCTCGTTGGAGATGAAGCCGCTTTCCAGCTAGAAAGAGTAGAAAACCGTGTCAGCTCCTCCAGTAGGCTATAGGAATCTGGATCCCTTTCTCCCTTAAAATTCAAGTGATCTTGAAGTTGCCCTTCCCAGCAATGCCCAGTACCCCAGGATGTTCTCCAGGACACCAGTGGGGTGTCTACACCCTGTGAGGAGGATCAGGAGGCAGCCAGGCTCGGGTTTCACCTCGAGGGTGGTGAGGTAGCCAGCCAGCTTCTTCACAATGGGCTCCAGGGCACAGGCCTTGGCTCTGGCGTCGCACACGAAGCCCAGGTTGAAGAGCAGAGCGTTCCTGCTGTACTTCTTGTGCTCGATGCACACGGGGCAGCCGATCAGCTTCTTCTCCATGGCTGTCCTGTGGGAAGACACATACAACCTGCACCCACAGCCTCAGGGAGATCTGAGCCCTGCACAAGGACAGCTCCTGGTCGGCTGTGGAGGTGGGGGCTTCCCTAGTTTGCAGGAAACATGATGGCTAATCCCTCCACGCTCAGAGTGCAAAACACACTctgaagaaggggaaggaagagtcAGTCATCGGAGGAGAAAACAGTTTCCcttcaaaagcagcacagctctcctgaCTCGTTTGGCTTCCCTGGATTTGTGGCACACGCAGCACCAGCCACCCCCAAATCAGACACCCGCCCCTGCACGGGTACCTGCAGGCACGGCAGGGAACCTGCTGGCCACGGGGATAGCACCCCCTGAGACCTGGCACTGTCACAGCACCGCGGTGTCACCCCCACCCAGCGGGGAAGGGACGGGGGGCTGCACTCACACAGTGATCAGCTTGTTCTGCAGCTCGGGCTTCGTGATCACGTACACCTGGATGGTGTCGAACAGCTCCCGGGAGATGAAATCCTCCGGGACCTGCGGGGGCACAGGAGACTCCGTTCCAGCCGAGCCCCGGGGAGCAGCCGCCACCGCTGTCCCTGTCGCCACTTCTCCCCCACGGGCGCTCCCGTGCCCCAGTCCCAACCCGCCCGCTCCCGGCCCCTCGCCCCGCACCTGGTAGGTGATCTTGGGCCCCAGGGTGGGGTGGAACTCGCTGAAGAACACGCACTCGATCCGCCCGCCCATGGCGGCACCGCAGCGAACGGCCCGACCCCGCCGGCCACCGTAGCGGGGCTGCGAGCACACGGCCGCGCCGTCGGGGGCGGGACCTCGCCCCTGAGCGACAGCTCCTCCCACCACTCAGCGGCGGCGCCGCGCGGCGAGGGCGGGCTCTAGCGCTGACGGACGGCCCGGCTTGGCCAATAGCGGCCCGCGCCGCGGCCCGGCAGTGTCGGCGGcggccgctccgcccgcccggccAACATGGCCCTGACGGCCGAGACCGAGTCCCGCCTGTACCGCTCGCTCCGCGTCGCCGCCGGCGCCGCCGCGCACCTCGTGGCGCTGGGCTTCCCCGCCGCCGTGGCCGTGCTGGCGCGGCCCGGATCCAGTGAGTGCCGCGGGGCCGGGACCGGGGCAGCGggggggcggccgggccggaCCTCCCCGCTCACTTcaccctgcccctccctgcaggtCTGTTCTCCTGGCACCCGATGCTCATGGCGCTCTCGCGGGTAAGTCCCGCCGCCCCGGGCACCGTGGCAGAGGCAGGGGCCTTGCCGGCGGAGCCCCCGGGCGGTTGCGAGGCTGAGCCCCGGGAGCCCCCGGGAGCCGTGAAGCCGAGCCCCCGGTTTCCTTGGGGGAGGGGTGGACTGCTCGGCGGTGCCAACCCTGTgcccctctgccttcccagtTCTCGGTTCCTGATGACGGAGGCGCTGCTGATCTTCTCCCCGGAGACCTCGCTGCTGCGCTCTTCTCCCGCAAGGTGCGGGTGCGGGCACACTGGGTGCCTGCAGCTGCTCGCCCTGCTCTGCGcgctcctggggctgggaatcATCACCTATAAACAAGCACCTGAACGGCAAGAGGCCACTTCGTCACCTGGCACGGGCTGACGGGGCTGGTGGCCGTGCTGTACGCAGGGGGGCAGTGCGCCGGGGGCGTGCTCCTGCTCTACCCTAAGCTGATGAAGAACTGGACGCTGGCCAAGCTCAAGCTGTACCACGCCACCTCCGGGCTGGTGGGCtacctgctgggctgtgctaGCCTCATGCTGGGCATGTGCTCGCTCTGGTTCACCACGGCGGTGACCGGCGCCTCCTGGTACCTGGCCATGCTGTGCCCCCTCCTCACCAGCCTGGTGATCATGAACCAGGTGAGCAACGCGTACCTGTACCGCAAGCGGAGCCAGCACTGAGGGCCTGGCGCACAACTGAACCCCCTGAGCGAGCTGGTGAGGCCGGGGCtccccctcacagcccccccTGCTTGCACAGGGTCTCCTTGGAACTTTGTTTCTACTTTCTTGTCTCTTGTTGGTCCTGGATTGTCCTTAGTGTCAGCTACAATGTGTGTGTGacacccccacccacccccatGGGGACATTTCCCAGCACAGGTGAAGCTGctggtccctgcagcagcttggtgctcagtgctgggaaatggAGGGTTCGCTCAGgattcctgctcctttcccGTTCCCGAACAAGGACTGCTTTTGAGCAGGCAGGACAGGAGTCATCCTAgtgaggagggcagggaaggcCCCTCTCTCTCCTGGGAGGCCACAGTGGGCACCACGCTGCCTCTCCTGCCACGGGGGCAGCTTGGTCAGGAAAGCACAGGGACAGTTGTGGCTTTggccctgggagggctggggcagggtggTGGCACCTGAGGCAATGGTACAGGAGCACATGTGTCCCCATGGCACGAGGGCTCCCCCGCACCAGAGCAGCCATCCCTGCCCCGAGGCCACGGGTCTGGGCACTTGCTGCCACGCACAAACCCctctccaggctggggcagcacagcctcGGCTTGTTGAGGTGGGATCAGTTTACAGAGCAAATGACTGAGCCAGGCTACGAACCTGCAGCCAGCAAAGGCATTTTGTCCTTTGGAGGGGCACAGGGAACAGTGTGAGCATGGGGGGAGGCACAGGCCTGGGGAACGAGCCCttgggagggcaggaagggacctcCTTGCTGGCACAACAGCCTTTCTCCCAGCCTGCCCGCCCTCGGGGCTGCTGTGAGGCTCTGTCTGCAACTCCTCAGCACAtatcctgctcctggcagggctggagagctgggagcgGCTCCCAGGCTGAAAACTTCCTCTGTATCCAGAGCTTTTATTCAATAAAAATTTCAGGCAGCTACAGTGCAACAAGCCCTCTTTACTGCTTGGGGGGGGACACATGACTTTTTGGGGTGCTGGCACACATCCCCCCTGTAGAtttcccacctcctcctttcAAAGGGTTTCTCCCAACCTGCTGGGAGCACCTGGGAAGAAAACCCCTGCCCAGGCTCCTGGCAAGAGCCTCGGGGGCTGCTCTGGGCCGggccccctgccctgccagtgctctgctgcaggagccaaCTCTTTCAAAGAACTCTTTATTGATACCCAAATGTCCGTGTTCTTCCCGTTTGACAAAACCTTCTCGTGtggtcctttaaaaaaataatcacgACACCGCTGACCTGCATCCCGGGCTGGGAATTGCCCGCTGGATCAGGAGCTGTGAGGAGGCTGTCACAGGGAGCATCCTCtccattcaggaaaaaaaaaaaaacaccaacacagagggagggaaagagaaggggggAGCCCATATTCTacctgcaggaaagaaaacctgctgctggaggaagcaGCGAGAGCCCCGCCATAAAAATTTAATTCCAGCTTCTAGTGTAATCTGACAAACGGATTAGCCAGGGAGCAGCCAAGGGCACTGGCTCCTCgcagggggaggggggcaggagagggaggagcagagaaTCCCCACTGCAGAAAgcctggagctggcagtgctggacCACTGCTGTGAGGGGCTGGGTGGCCCCTTCCTGACCAGTGGCCTGTCCTCCCTGCCCAACTTCTCACTGGTCCCAGCAAACTCCTGCCAGGGTGGTGGGAGGCTCCCCATGGGAAAGACATCTGGAAAAGAAACCCACCAGCCTTCCCATTCCCTCAGTTCAGGACAAAACTACCTTCAGAAGGGAGGAAATAAGTGTTGAGTGCTCTGgccaagccctggcacagaggaaaagctgaCTTCTATCCCACAAGGGCGAGCGCAGCGGCGTTGGGGTGGGGATCAgccccgtgtccctgtcccgGGATAGCCCCCGCTGACTGCTGACTCCATGGCCTGGCCCGCGCCGAGGGGAGCGGCTCCAGCAATCCCTGTCCTCGCGGTGGCGGCAGTGTACCCGTCCCGGGTGCCTGGTGCTGGCCGCGAGCAGCAGCAAAGCGTTGCTGGAATGAGGTGTCCCCCTGCCTGTGCCACGGGAGGAGTCCCCGCTCCCAGCCGTTCGGGATACAAGGGGATTAGGCAGCTCTCCAAGGGAGACAGGGCGGGAAGGGGGCCGGTCACAGCTGGGCCGGGGCATCCTGGAAGCTGATGAGGTTGGACTCCTGGCCGGGGCTCTTGCCAGCCACGCCGGGGTCGGGCAGCAGGGGGGTGTCAGCTTTGGCCGccgctgcctcctcctcctcatcctccatGCTGGGCCAGGCCGACTGGTCCTCCACGCGCTTCAGCCGCTCGTTCAGAGCCTTCAGGGCCAGCTGCCTGTGGGGCAAGGGCACACCTGGTTAACCTCGGGTCCAAGGGGCACGGCAGGGGCTGACGGCTCTACCCTATGGGGCACTGTGCGAGCCCGGCCCTggctccttcccagcaggaaaggGTGGATTCAGCAGCACCGGGGACGACCCGGAGCGCACAGGACTGCTCCACAGACACTCACACGGGCTCCCAGACTACACACACGAGTTTTTTGCGCCACGTGGTGCGCTCGGAGGCTGTCGGGGAGCACACGGGCTGCTCTGGGAATGGGGAATAGAGGCATAaaacagggcagggaaaaagGAATGCCAACGccttgtccaaaccctcctgctaGGAGTCAGGAGGGCCAATGCCGGAtgtgcaggagggctggggcGTGGGCTGACTCACTGCCTTCCCCCTGTGCCGGGGGGGTGCAAGACTGCTGTGAGCCGGGGCTGGCAcctccccaggctgtgcccctTCCTTCTGCAGGGACCCCAAACCCCGTCTGGCCCTTCCCCAGCATCTCCCCACTGCTCCACATCTTGAAGAGCAGGATAATATCCCACCAGCTCCGTGAAATGCTCCTCACCACCTCCGTGGCAGGGTAGCCCCCATGCAGACGGTCCCTGCTTAGCAACCT contains:
- the LOC116792463 gene encoding LOW QUALITY PROTEIN: cytochrome b561 domain-containing protein 2 (The sequence of the model RefSeq protein was modified relative to this genomic sequence to represent the inferred CDS: inserted 1 base in 1 codon; deleted 3 bases in 3 codons), whose amino-acid sequence is MALTAETESRLYRSLRVAAGAAAHLVALGFPAAVAVLARPGSSLFSWHPMLMALSRPPGAVKPSPRFPWGRGGLLGGANPVPLCLPSSRFLMTEALLIFSPETSLLRXFSRKVRVRAHWVLQLLALLCALLGLGIITYNKHLNGRGHFVTWHGLTGLVAVLYAGGQCAGGVLLLYPKLMKNWTLAKLKLYHATSGLVGYLLGCASLMLGMCSLWFTTAVTGASWYLAMLCPLLTSLVIMNQVSNAYLYRKRSQH
- the NPRL2 gene encoding GATOR complex protein NPRL2: MGGRIECVFFSEFHPTLGPKITYQVPEDFISRELFDTIQVYVITKPELQNKLITVTAMEKKLIGCPVCIEHKKYSRNALLFNLGFVCDARAKACALEPIVKKLAGYLTTLELESGFISNEESKQKLVPIMTILLEELNAKGKCTLPIDESNTIHLKVIEQRPDPPIVQEYDVPVFTQDKDDFFNSQWDLTTQQILPYIDGFRHVQKISAEADVELNLVRIAVQNLLYYGVVTLVSILQYSNVYCTTPKVQDLVDDKCLQEECLSYVTKQGHKRASLRDVFQLYCGLSPGTTVRDLISRYTVQLQRVDERRLIQFGLMKGLIRRLQKYPVKVTRDERSHPARLYTGCHSYDEICCKTGMSYKELDERLENDPNIIVCWK